One genomic window of Helicobacter canis includes the following:
- a CDS encoding TlyA family RNA methyltransferase gives MRLDQYLVDIGRFDSRQKAQEAIKEGRVIISGKVVRKAAFQVDSGEMGKKVDSREVDSGVSDKKVDSRIAVCGDEYVSRAGKKLQGFLEECKGQGIFKAWGSAIDVGAARGGFTQVLLRYGVQRVCCVDVGSNQLHPKIAQDSRVEVFEQCDIRDFTRKYGRRFDVVVCDVSFIGIGCIVDDLCGLGDEVIVLFKPQFEVGRGIKRSRRGVVQDQEAVQRALQECIATICARGFAVSLVAESSVKGKEGNAEFFIYACRESSI, from the coding sequence ATGCGATTGGATCAGTATTTGGTTGATATAGGGAGGTTTGATTCTAGGCAAAAGGCGCAAGAGGCGATTAAAGAAGGTAGGGTGATAATTAGTGGCAAGGTGGTGCGGAAAGCGGCATTTCAGGTGGATTCTGGGGAGATGGGTAAAAAAGTGGATTCTAGGGAAGTGGATTCTGGGGTAAGTGATAAAAAAGTGGATTCTAGGATCGCGGTGTGTGGGGATGAGTATGTCTCTCGCGCCGGAAAAAAGCTGCAAGGATTTTTAGAAGAATGCAAAGGGCAGGGGATTTTTAAGGCGTGGGGCAGTGCTATTGATGTGGGGGCTGCTAGGGGTGGCTTTACTCAAGTGCTGCTGCGCTATGGTGTGCAGCGTGTTTGCTGTGTCGATGTGGGGAGCAATCAGCTACACCCAAAAATCGCTCAAGATTCTCGCGTAGAGGTGTTTGAGCAGTGTGATATACGAGATTTTACGCGTAAGTATGGTAGGCGTTTTGATGTGGTGGTGTGTGATGTGAGCTTTATTGGCATTGGGTGTATTGTTGATGATTTATGTGGATTAGGCGATGAGGTGATCGTGCTTTTTAAGCCGCAGTTTGAAGTGGGCAGAGGGATTAAGCGGAGTAGAAGGGGTGTCGTGCAAGATCAAGAAGCGGTCCAAAGAGCATTGCAAGAGTGTATCGCTACTATTTGTGCGCGTGGATTTGCTGTGAGCTTAGTGGCAGAATCTAGCGTGAAAGGAAAGGAAGGAAATGCAGAGTTTTTCATCTATGCTTGCAGAGAATCTAGCATCTAA